In a genomic window of Candidatus Competibacteraceae bacterium:
- the folK gene encoding 2-amino-4-hydroxy-6-hydroxymethyldihydropteridine diphosphokinase, giving the protein MQPARAYIGIGSNLDDPIQHARRAFQVLSGILASCCVARSPLYRSAPVGGPPDQPDYINAVAALDTGLTPGQLLAVLQALELAQGRTRTVRWGPRTLDLDLLLYDRLICDDPRLILPHPRLHERAFVLYPLYDIAPTLTIPGLGSLHELRANCPQQGLIRLDSDD; this is encoded by the coding sequence ATGCAACCCGCCCGTGCTTACATCGGTATCGGCAGCAATCTGGATGACCCCATCCAGCACGCGCGACGCGCGTTTCAAGTGCTAAGCGGCATTCTGGCCAGTTGCTGCGTGGCCCGATCGCCGCTGTATCGAAGCGCACCGGTCGGTGGGCCGCCCGATCAGCCGGACTATATCAACGCCGTCGCCGCCCTGGACACCGGCTTGACGCCGGGGCAATTGCTCGCCGTGCTGCAAGCGCTCGAACTGGCGCAAGGCCGGACCCGCACCGTGCGCTGGGGCCCGCGCACGCTGGATTTGGACTTGCTGCTGTACGATCGACTGATTTGTGACGACCCCCGACTCATCCTGCCCCACCCCCGCTTGCACGAGCGGGCCTTCGTTCTCTACCCGCTCTACGACATCGCTCCGACCCTCACCATTCCTGGCTTAGGTTCTTTGCACGAACTGCGCGCAAATTGTCCGCAACAAGGTCTAATCCGGCTGGACAGCGACGATTAA
- the pcnB gene encoding polynucleotide adenylyltransferase PcnB, with product MLKPSLKASLIPQPTIIPRPEHTISRANISPNAVKVLYRLREAGFRACLVGGGVRDLLLGREPKDFDIATDARPEQVHKLFRNCRLIGRRFRLAHVQFGQEIVEVATFRGQSGDREDGDGPGVERTASGRILSDNVYGNIEEDAWRRDFTVNALYYDIDNFVVLDYVGGIADLKAGLIRLIGDPAQRYQEDPVRMLRAVRFAAKLGFRFDPATEAPLHRLGNLLEQIPSARLFDEVLKLFLTGSAIQAFELLRHYRLFGWLFPATERCLNHQQQHYPKTLLVRALADTDRRLAEDKPVNPAFLFAALLWEPLRERMKHFHDHGLNDTEALQTAADAVVQDQIRHTALPRRHSLPMREIWDMQQRLTVTAGKRPLRLLDHPRFRAGYDFLLLRAEADEQAAELADWWNRFLALDEAGRAQALQPTKTTKTGKSRRRRKPRSARKGPQGVSLQPEN from the coding sequence ATTTTAAAACCCTCCTTGAAAGCCAGCCTGATTCCCCAACCTACCATCATCCCCCGCCCGGAACACACCATCTCGCGGGCCAATATCAGTCCCAATGCCGTCAAGGTTTTGTACCGACTGCGCGAAGCCGGGTTTCGAGCGTGTCTGGTCGGCGGCGGGGTGCGCGACCTGCTGCTCGGCCGCGAACCCAAGGATTTCGATATCGCCACCGACGCCCGCCCCGAACAAGTCCACAAACTGTTCCGCAATTGCCGCTTGATCGGTCGCCGCTTCCGGCTGGCGCATGTCCAGTTTGGCCAGGAAATCGTCGAAGTCGCCACCTTCCGCGGCCAGAGTGGAGACCGCGAGGACGGTGACGGACCGGGTGTGGAACGCACGGCCAGCGGCCGCATCCTCAGCGACAACGTTTACGGCAACATCGAGGAAGATGCCTGGCGGCGCGATTTCACCGTCAACGCGCTGTATTACGATATCGACAATTTCGTGGTGCTCGACTACGTGGGTGGCATCGCCGACCTCAAGGCGGGCCTCATCCGGCTGATCGGCGATCCGGCGCAGCGCTATCAAGAAGATCCGGTACGCATGTTGCGGGCGGTCCGGTTCGCCGCCAAACTGGGTTTTCGCTTCGATCCCGCCACCGAAGCCCCTTTGCACCGTTTGGGCAACCTGCTGGAGCAGATCCCCTCGGCCCGGTTGTTCGATGAAGTGCTGAAGCTGTTTCTGACCGGCAGCGCCATCCAGGCTTTCGAGTTGTTGCGCCATTACCGCTTGTTCGGTTGGCTGTTTCCGGCGACCGAGCGCTGCCTGAACCACCAGCAGCAGCATTATCCGAAAACTCTGCTGGTCCGGGCGCTGGCCGACACCGACCGCCGGCTGGCCGAGGATAAACCGGTCAATCCGGCGTTTCTGTTCGCCGCCCTGCTGTGGGAACCGTTGCGGGAACGGATGAAACACTTTCATGACCACGGTTTGAACGACACCGAAGCGCTGCAAACCGCCGCCGACGCGGTCGTTCAGGATCAGATTCGCCACACCGCCCTGCCGCGCCGCCACAGCCTGCCGATGCGGGAAATCTGGGACATGCAGCAGCGGCTGACCGTCACCGCCGGCAAGCGGCCGCTGCGCCTGCTGGACCATCCCCGCTTTCGCGCCGGCTATGATTTTCTGCTGCTGCGCGCCGAGGCCGACGAGCAGGCCGCCGAATTGGCCGATTGGTGGAATCGGTTCCTGGCGCTGGACGAAGCCGGCCGCGCCCAAGCTCTCCAACCGACCAAAACCACCAAGACAGGCAAATCCCGGCGCCGGCGCAAGCCGCGCTCCGCTCGCAAAGGCCCTCAAGGCGTCTCGCTGCAACCCGAAAACTGA
- a CDS encoding TIGR04283 family arsenosugar biosynthesis glycosyltransferase, with amino-acid sequence MSRISVVMPVLNEAFQIKACLSALQPLRAQACELIVADGGSQDRSAALAEPLTDQVVVSAKGRAMQMNAGARRASGDILWFLHADSLPPPDAARLIRNALESPAYCWGRFDIRLSGRQPLLRVVEDAMNLRSRLTGIATGDQGIFVRRDVFEHVGGYPAIALMEDIALSRLLKRQGRPVCLRQELQVSSRRWERDGIARTILLMWRLRLAYFLGADPARLARIYYRS; translated from the coding sequence ATGTCCCGAATTTCAGTCGTCATGCCCGTTCTGAACGAAGCGTTTCAGATTAAAGCGTGCTTGAGCGCCTTGCAGCCGCTGCGCGCTCAGGCTTGCGAGCTGATCGTGGCGGACGGCGGCAGTCAAGATCGGAGCGCGGCGTTGGCCGAGCCCTTGACGGATCAGGTCGTTGTTAGCGCCAAAGGTCGCGCGATGCAAATGAACGCGGGCGCGCGGCGGGCCAGCGGCGATATTCTCTGGTTCCTGCACGCCGACAGCCTGCCGCCGCCGGATGCCGCCCGGCTGATTCGGAACGCTTTGGAGTCGCCGGCGTACTGTTGGGGCCGCTTCGATATCCGACTGTCCGGCCGGCAGCCGCTGTTGCGGGTGGTCGAAGACGCGATGAACTTGCGTTCCCGGCTGACCGGCATCGCCACTGGCGATCAAGGGATTTTCGTGCGTCGGGACGTGTTCGAGCACGTCGGCGGCTATCCGGCCATCGCCTTGATGGAAGACATCGCTCTCAGTCGCTTGTTGAAGCGACAAGGCCGGCCGGTCTGCTTGCGCCAGGAGCTGCAAGTTTCCAGCCGGCGCTGGGAGCGCGACGGCATCGCGCGAACCATTCTGCTGATGTGGCGGTTGCGGTTGGCCTATTTCCTCGGCGCCGACCCCGCCCGACTGGCCCGGATTTATTACCGCTCATGA
- a CDS encoding TIGR04282 family arsenosugar biosynthesis glycosyltransferase has protein sequence MFSDARLLVFAKAPVPGRVKTRLARPLGTRGAARLYQSLLRRTLGLACAARLCPVELWCAPDSRHGFFSACRRDYGVRLRRQCAGDLGRRMNHAFNRTLRENKRAVLIGGDCASVGIAELRTAFDRLATGWDVVLGPAQDGGYVLVGLRRPCPGMFRGIPWSAPTVLEATRRRLKRSALGWIELPSGWDVDTPADLKRLRRSGLL, from the coding sequence ATGTTTTCCGACGCCCGTTTGCTGGTCTTTGCCAAGGCCCCGGTTCCCGGTCGGGTCAAAACTCGGCTGGCTAGGCCGTTGGGGACGCGCGGCGCGGCGCGGCTCTACCAGTCTCTATTGCGCCGGACGCTCGGGCTAGCGTGCGCGGCCCGGCTGTGTCCGGTCGAATTGTGGTGTGCGCCGGATTCGCGCCACGGCTTCTTTAGCGCTTGCCGGCGCGATTATGGCGTGCGGTTGCGCCGCCAATGCGCGGGCGATCTCGGCCGGCGGATGAATCACGCCTTCAATCGAACGCTGCGGGAGAACAAGCGGGCAGTGTTGATCGGGGGGGATTGCGCATCGGTCGGAATCGCGGAATTGCGTACCGCATTCGATCGGCTCGCTACGGGTTGGGATGTGGTGCTGGGGCCGGCACAGGATGGGGGCTACGTGCTGGTCGGCTTGCGGCGGCCTTGTCCGGGGATGTTTCGAGGTATCCCTTGGAGCGCTCCGACCGTGTTGGAAGCGACCCGCCGCCGGCTCAAACGGTCAGCACTGGGGTGGATCGAGCTGCCGTCCGGTTGGGATGTGGACACGCCCGCCGATCTAAAGCGGTTGCGACGGTCCGGCCTGCTTTGA
- the amrA gene encoding AmmeMemoRadiSam system protein A: MLSIDALSRQNRATLLEVARTSIRHGLEHGQALAVNPDDYPEALRPTRATFVTLETEGQLRGCIGTLAAHQPLVRDVAEHAHAAAFDDPRFPELTAKEFPRLDIHISVLSPPEPLQFESEDELLAQLRPGVDGLILQFRSHRATFLPAVWESLPAPYVFLAQLKQKAGLPLNFWSPDLRAERYTTEYFGDADVAGGTR; this comes from the coding sequence ATGCTTTCCATTGATGCGCTGTCCCGCCAAAATCGCGCCACGTTGCTTGAGGTCGCCCGAACGTCGATCCGCCACGGCCTGGAGCACGGTCAGGCTTTAGCCGTGAATCCCGACGACTATCCTGAGGCTTTACGACCGACGCGAGCGACTTTCGTGACGCTGGAAACCGAAGGCCAACTGCGCGGTTGCATTGGCACGCTGGCGGCCCATCAACCGCTGGTGCGGGATGTGGCCGAACACGCTCATGCCGCCGCTTTCGATGATCCGCGCTTTCCCGAGCTAACCGCCAAGGAGTTTCCCCGGTTGGACATCCATATCTCCGTGCTATCGCCGCCGGAGCCGCTGCAATTCGAATCCGAGGACGAGCTATTGGCGCAATTACGGCCGGGCGTGGACGGTCTGATCCTCCAATTCCGCAGCCATCGCGCGACCTTTTTGCCGGCGGTCTGGGAAAGTTTGCCCGCCCCTTACGTATTTTTGGCCCAACTCAAGCAAAAAGCCGGTTTGCCGTTGAATTTCTGGTCGCCGGACTTGCGGGCGGAACGCTATACCACCGAATATTTCGGCGATGCCGATGTGGCTGGCGGCACCCGCTGA
- the amrB gene encoding AmmeMemoRadiSam system protein B produces the protein MHTVRTPAVAGLFYPADTAELHAQVRHFIGEAEAPDGPSPKAIIAPHAGYVYSGPIAASAYARLQAVRGPITRVVLLGPSHRVGFRGIAASAMTAFETPLGKIPVDQTAVARARELPEVGILEQAHTREHSLEVHLPFLQEVLGEFELVPLVVGEARPSQVGEVLEALWGGPETLIVISTDLSHYLDYQHARQMDQETSRAIETLRFEEIGYEQACGRNPVNGLLWVARRKHLNVETIDLRNSGDTAGSRDQVVGYGAYAFH, from the coding sequence ATGCACACCGTACGCACACCTGCCGTCGCCGGCTTGTTCTATCCGGCCGATACCGCCGAGTTGCACGCTCAGGTGCGGCATTTCATCGGTGAGGCCGAAGCGCCTGACGGACCGTCGCCCAAGGCGATCATCGCCCCGCACGCCGGTTATGTCTATTCCGGTCCCATCGCCGCCTCGGCGTATGCCCGGCTGCAAGCGGTTCGAGGACCCATCACCCGCGTCGTGCTGCTCGGCCCCAGCCACCGGGTGGGATTCCGGGGCATTGCCGCCAGCGCCATGACGGCGTTCGAAACGCCGCTCGGAAAGATTCCCGTCGACCAAACCGCCGTGGCGCGGGCGCGCGAATTGCCGGAAGTCGGTATTCTGGAACAAGCCCACACCCGCGAGCATAGCCTAGAAGTCCATCTGCCGTTCCTGCAAGAGGTGTTGGGGGAGTTCGAGCTCGTGCCGCTGGTGGTCGGCGAGGCGCGTCCGTCGCAAGTGGGCGAAGTGCTGGAAGCGCTGTGGGGCGGCCCGGAAACGCTCATCGTCATCAGCACCGATCTCAGCCATTATCTGGATTATCAGCACGCCCGGCAAATGGACCAGGAAACCTCGCGGGCCATCGAGACGCTGCGTTTCGAGGAGATCGGCTACGAACAGGCCTGCGGGCGCAATCCGGTCAACGGCCTGCTCTGGGTGGCGCGCCGCAAGCACCTGAATGTGGAAACCATCGATTTACGCAACTCCGGCGATACCGCCGGGTCGCGCGATCAAGTGGTCGGCTACGGAGCCTATGCTTTCCATTGA
- the amrS gene encoding AmmeMemoRadiSam system radical SAM enzyme — MNAITTEFFPTRYWHVLDDGRVQCDVCPRYCKLHEGQQGLCFVRGCHDGMIKLTSYGRSSGFCIDPIEKKPLNHFLPGTSVLSFGTAGCNLACKFCQNWDMSKSREMDTLADAASPDKLARVAHELGCRSVAYTYNDPVIFMEYAIDVAAACREYGIKSVAVTAGYMCDEPRREFYRYMDAANVDLKAFSEDFYWKVCGGHLQPVLDTLIYLKRETSVWFEITTLLIPGENDTDAELEALTQWVMENLGPDVPLHFTAFHPDWKMMHHSPTPPSTLSRARRIAVKNGIRYAYTGNVHDEKGGSTYCHHCNQKLIGRDWYALGVWNLNADGCCSACGTPCAGVFEAKPGTWGARRRPVRLRQYAA; from the coding sequence ATGAATGCGATAACCACCGAGTTCTTTCCGACCCGCTACTGGCACGTTCTCGACGATGGCCGCGTCCAGTGCGACGTCTGCCCTCGCTATTGCAAACTGCACGAAGGCCAGCAGGGCTTGTGTTTCGTGCGCGGCTGCCACGATGGCATGATCAAGCTGACCAGCTACGGCCGCTCCAGCGGTTTTTGCATCGATCCCATCGAGAAAAAACCGCTCAATCATTTCCTGCCCGGCACCTCCGTATTGTCGTTCGGCACCGCCGGCTGCAATCTGGCCTGCAAGTTCTGTCAGAACTGGGATATGAGCAAATCCCGCGAGATGGACACGCTAGCCGATGCCGCTTCCCCGGACAAGCTGGCGCGAGTCGCGCACGAGTTGGGCTGTCGTAGCGTTGCCTACACCTACAACGACCCGGTCATCTTCATGGAATACGCCATCGACGTGGCGGCCGCCTGCCGGGAGTACGGCATCAAGTCGGTGGCGGTCACCGCGGGCTATATGTGCGATGAGCCCCGTCGGGAGTTTTACCGCTACATGGACGCGGCCAATGTCGATCTCAAAGCGTTTTCGGAGGATTTTTACTGGAAGGTTTGCGGCGGTCACTTGCAGCCGGTGCTGGATACCCTGATTTATCTCAAACGCGAAACCAGCGTCTGGTTCGAGATCACCACGCTGCTGATTCCGGGTGAGAACGACACCGACGCGGAGCTGGAGGCGCTGACGCAGTGGGTGATGGAAAACCTGGGGCCGGACGTGCCGCTGCATTTCACTGCTTTTCACCCCGACTGGAAGATGATGCACCATTCACCCACCCCGCCTTCGACCCTGAGCCGGGCGCGGCGCATCGCCGTCAAGAACGGAATCCGCTACGCTTACACCGGCAACGTCCACGACGAGAAGGGCGGCAGCACCTATTGTCACCACTGCAACCAGAAACTGATCGGCCGCGACTGGTACGCGCTGGGGGTGTGGAACCTGAATGCCGACGGATGCTGTAGCGCCTGCGGCACGCCCTGCGCCGGCGTGTTCGAGGCCAAACCCGGAACCTGGGGCGCGCGGCGGCGGCCGGTGCGCTTGCGGCAATATGCGGCCTGA
- a CDS encoding 23S rRNA (adenine(2030)-N(6))-methyltransferase RlmJ has translation MLGYRHGFHAGNFADVFKHVVLVCVLHALRAKDKPFRVFDTHAGAGRYDLHAAQAQKQREFEEGIGRLWGQTGFSPKLDSYLERVRTLNPDGRLRWYPGSPRIIRDLLRPSDRLVLTELHPNEFPRLAEEFKGDRQVAVRYGDGYALLESFLPPPERRGLVLVDPAYERKDEFDRVVEAVRQIHRRWASGIAAIWYPILDRAPSARFQKRLRESGIPAMLCAELGLHPYEGPPGLHGCGMIVINPPWKLADTLGRLLPELLGRLRAGQHGQTRLEWLAPAP, from the coding sequence ATGCTCGGCTACCGTCACGGCTTTCACGCCGGCAATTTTGCCGATGTGTTCAAACATGTGGTGTTGGTGTGCGTGCTTCACGCGCTGCGGGCCAAGGACAAGCCGTTTCGAGTCTTCGACACTCATGCCGGGGCCGGGCGTTACGATCTCCATGCGGCGCAGGCCCAGAAACAGCGCGAGTTTGAGGAAGGCATCGGGCGGTTGTGGGGTCAGACAGGCTTTAGCCCCAAGCTCGACAGTTATCTGGAACGGGTTCGGACGCTGAATCCGGATGGTCGGCTGCGTTGGTATCCTGGATCGCCCCGCATCATTCGCGATCTGTTGCGGCCGAGCGACCGGCTGGTGCTGACCGAGCTTCATCCCAACGAATTTCCCCGACTGGCGGAAGAATTCAAGGGCGACCGGCAGGTTGCGGTCCGATATGGCGACGGCTATGCGCTGCTGGAGTCGTTCCTGCCCCCGCCCGAAAGGCGCGGTTTGGTGCTGGTGGACCCGGCTTACGAGCGCAAGGACGAATTCGACCGGGTCGTTGAAGCGGTTCGTCAGATTCACCGCCGCTGGGCCAGCGGTATCGCCGCCATCTGGTATCCGATTCTCGACCGCGCGCCGAGCGCGCGCTTTCAGAAGCGGTTGCGCGAGTCGGGCATTCCCGCCATGCTGTGTGCCGAACTGGGCCTGCATCCCTATGAGGGTCCACCGGGCTTGCATGGCTGCGGTATGATCGTCATCAACCCACCGTGGAAGCTGGCTGACACGCTCGGCCGCTTGCTGCCCGAACTGTTAGGCCGCTTGCGGGCCGGCCAACACGGCCAAACCCGGTTGGAGTGGCTAGCGCCAGCGCCTTGA
- a CDS encoding sulfurtransferase, which yields MAYTNIIDAATVSVHLDDPNWVVMDCRFSLADTEAGRRAYAESHLPGARYAHLDEDLSGPITPVTGRHPLPDPLKLAQKLGAWGIGNATQVIAYDDMGGILAASRLWWLLRWLGHDACAVLDGGFLAWRRAGLPLTEQLPAIPPKRFEARLMDRLWLTTAQIEALSARELLLDARAAIRYRGEQEPIDPVAGHIPGAVNLPTEANLRTDGRFRPTDELRERFLAVMNGRAPTAVVHGCGSGVTACHNLLAMEAAGLSGSRLYAGSWSEWIRDPNRPIATGAA from the coding sequence ATGGCTTATACAAACATCATCGATGCCGCCACCGTGAGCGTTCATCTTGACGACCCCAATTGGGTGGTGATGGATTGCCGCTTCAGTCTGGCCGATACCGAAGCCGGACGGCGGGCCTATGCGGAAAGCCATCTTCCGGGCGCTCGTTACGCGCATCTGGACGAGGATTTGTCTGGCCCCATCACGCCCGTCACCGGCCGTCATCCGCTGCCCGATCCGCTAAAACTGGCGCAAAAACTGGGAGCGTGGGGGATCGGCAACGCCACTCAAGTAATCGCTTACGACGATATGGGCGGGATACTGGCCGCCTCGCGGTTATGGTGGCTGTTGCGCTGGTTGGGCCATGACGCTTGCGCGGTGCTGGACGGCGGATTTTTGGCTTGGCGGCGGGCCGGGTTGCCGCTGACCGAACAATTGCCCGCCATCCCGCCCAAACGGTTCGAAGCCCGGCTGATGGATCGGTTGTGGCTGACCACGGCCCAGATTGAAGCGTTGTCTGCTCGGGAACTGCTGCTGGATGCGCGGGCGGCGATCCGCTATCGGGGAGAACAGGAACCTATCGATCCGGTCGCCGGCCACATTCCGGGCGCGGTCAACCTGCCGACCGAGGCCAATCTGAGAACGGATGGCCGATTTCGGCCGACCGACGAACTGCGGGAACGGTTTTTGGCCGTCATGAACGGGCGGGCACCGACGGCGGTGGTGCATGGCTGCGGCTCCGGCGTGACGGCCTGCCACAATCTATTGGCGATGGAAGCGGCCGGCTTGAGCGGCTCGCGATTGTACGCCGGCTCCTGGAGCGAATGGATTCGCGATCCGAACCGTCCGATCGCCACCGGCGCGGCTTGA
- a CDS encoding transglycosylase SLT domain-containing protein — protein sequence MTKAIQSSLTALVIASAVSACAEISFGPWGSAGPAQATPSQPYVDYWRTRDPADYRYTISRASNRKRVGSSKDVVMAGKNKASGKIGKTAATRISMIVPVPQGAVPQGAAVTAVEPVNRGKAGTAKPAKTLASISKVPSTLATSIRKGKRKPVVAGRKDLWGRVRVRSVLTDVEHPRINDQIEFLKRNPGYLNLLSQRSRPFLHYIVEQIDRRGLPMDLALVPMVESAFQPTAVSPKEAAGLWQIIPTTGQERGLVIAEGYDGRLDVHTSTGVALEYLRWLNRMFKGDWLLALAAYNAGPGAVQDAIEANARAEAKAAAEAKKQAAEEAKRQEAEARKQAAEALKLATAPAPVPAVEQALNPLSGQPVSPPPAASPPTSASAVSPATSVVFVHPLASKASLPAASTSVLNAPSNAAAAPAVKTRAKAGTVAAVNAPAAPPLKPESVFWRLKLPKETQDYVPRILALARIISNPEAYGLRLALMENRPYLFRVDLAPEVKITDALVLTGISTEEFFRFNPGFKPGVEPPSRAYNLLLPWEQAQSLVEKVPGARLIAPNKYTVKKGETIATIAKRHGVSSQALAEWNSLRINSVLRAGQKLIVYPAS from the coding sequence ATGACGAAAGCAATCCAGAGCAGCCTCACCGCGCTCGTTATCGCATCGGCCGTAAGCGCCTGCGCCGAAATATCTTTCGGTCCCTGGGGCTCTGCCGGACCCGCGCAGGCGACGCCATCTCAGCCGTACGTTGATTACTGGCGGACCCGCGATCCCGCCGACTATCGCTACACGATCAGCCGCGCCAGCAACCGCAAGCGCGTCGGCTCATCCAAGGATGTCGTGATGGCGGGTAAAAACAAGGCTTCTGGAAAAATCGGCAAAACCGCCGCTACCAGAATCAGCATGATCGTACCGGTGCCGCAAGGCGCGGTGCCGCAAGGCGCGGCCGTCACCGCCGTGGAGCCGGTAAACCGAGGCAAAGCCGGAACGGCGAAGCCCGCCAAGACCCTCGCCAGCATCAGTAAGGTTCCGTCCACTCTCGCGACCTCGATCCGCAAAGGCAAGCGCAAACCGGTCGTGGCGGGCCGTAAGGATCTCTGGGGTCGAGTACGCGTCCGGTCAGTGCTGACCGATGTGGAGCATCCCCGAATCAACGATCAAATCGAGTTCTTGAAACGTAATCCCGGCTATCTGAATCTGTTATCGCAGCGGTCTAGACCGTTCCTGCATTACATTGTGGAGCAGATCGACCGGCGTGGGTTGCCCATGGATCTGGCGTTGGTGCCGATGGTGGAAAGCGCGTTCCAGCCCACGGCGGTTTCTCCGAAAGAAGCCGCCGGCCTCTGGCAAATCATCCCCACCACCGGGCAGGAGCGGGGACTCGTCATCGCTGAAGGTTACGACGGCCGGCTGGATGTCCACACCTCGACCGGCGTGGCTTTGGAATATCTGCGCTGGCTGAACAGGATGTTCAAAGGGGACTGGCTGTTGGCGCTGGCGGCCTACAATGCGGGTCCGGGCGCCGTCCAGGACGCTATCGAGGCCAATGCCCGCGCGGAAGCCAAGGCGGCGGCTGAAGCGAAAAAACAAGCGGCCGAGGAAGCAAAGCGGCAGGAGGCCGAGGCGCGGAAGCAAGCGGCGGAGGCGCTAAAACTGGCAACCGCGCCCGCGCCCGTGCCCGCAGTGGAACAGGCGCTGAATCCGCTCTCCGGCCAGCCCGTCAGCCCTCCGCCCGCGGCGTCACCGCCGACCTCCGCGTCCGCGGTGTCACCGGCAACTTCCGTCGTCTTTGTCCATCCTCTCGCTTCCAAGGCGAGTCTGCCGGCAGCGTCCACCTCAGTCCTCAATGCGCCGTCAAACGCCGCTGCCGCGCCCGCCGTCAAAACCAGAGCTAAGGCAGGAACCGTAGCTGCTGTGAATGCGCCCGCCGCGCCGCCGCTCAAGCCAGAATCAGTCTTCTGGCGGCTGAAGCTGCCCAAGGAAACCCAGGATTACGTACCCCGAATCCTGGCGCTGGCGCGCATCATCTCGAATCCGGAGGCGTATGGCTTGCGGCTCGCCCTGATGGAAAACCGGCCTTACTTGTTCAGAGTCGATCTTGCGCCGGAGGTTAAAATCACCGACGCGCTCGTGCTGACCGGCATCTCTACTGAGGAATTTTTTCGCTTTAATCCCGGCTTCAAGCCCGGCGTCGAACCGCCCTCGCGCGCTTACAATCTATTGTTGCCGTGGGAGCAAGCCCAAAGCTTGGTTGAGAAGGTGCCGGGCGCCCGCTTGATAGCCCCCAATAAGTACACGGTCAAGAAAGGGGAGACCATCGCCACCATCGCCAAGCGCCACGGAGTGTCGTCGCAGGCCCTGGCGGAGTGGAATAGCCTGCGGATTAACAGCGTCTTGAGAGCCGGGCAAAAACTGATCGTTTATCCCGCCTCCTGA
- a CDS encoding sel1 repeat family protein has protein sequence MADKGYPFAQFNMGVLYDEGKGVAEDNAKAIDWYRKAADQGFAQAQVNLGIMYEQGEGAPADPARAYFWYALAESQGDGRAPQAKQDIAKKMTPAQLQEAERQVRDYRATHKFSVPPTPPVPGSGAGHGNG, from the coding sequence ATGGCCGACAAGGGTTATCCGTTCGCCCAATTTAATATGGGCGTGCTCTACGACGAGGGCAAAGGGGTCGCGGAAGATAACGCCAAGGCGATCGACTGGTATCGCAAGGCAGCCGATCAGGGCTTTGCGCAAGCCCAGGTCAATCTGGGGATCATGTACGAGCAGGGCGAAGGAGCGCCGGCCGATCCAGCGCGTGCTTACTTCTGGTACGCGCTGGCCGAAAGCCAAGGCGACGGACGAGCGCCCCAGGCCAAACAGGATATCGCCAAAAAAATGACGCCCGCTCAACTTCAAGAGGCGGAGCGGCAGGTGAGAGACTATCGGGCAACCCACAAATTCTCGGTTCCACCCACGCCGCCGGTACCCGGTTCCGGCGCCGGGCACGGCAACGGTTAG